In one window of Macrobrachium nipponense isolate FS-2020 chromosome 2, ASM1510439v2, whole genome shotgun sequence DNA:
- the LOC135220648 gene encoding serine, glycine and glutamine-rich protein-like, whose translation MKVQVALLIAFLGVQTLAVPGGKGGGGGGKGKGHGGGYEDYSYIAHKQVIEYKPVTIQQPVVVHKPIRIIQAPPPELVHKPVVHHVPEWRLVTVPKVSYQPVYVQRVPHYGGGGGKGKGGKKGGW comes from the coding sequence GTAGCGCTGCTGATAGCTTTCCTTGGTGTTCAGACCTTGGCCGTCCCCGGCGGAaagggcggcggcggcggcggaaaGGGCAAAGGCCATGGTGGCGGCTACGAAGATTACAGTTACATTGCCCATAAGCAAGTCATCGAGTACAAGCCCGTGACCATCCAACAGCCTGTGGTTGTCCACAAGCCCATCAGGATCATTCAAGCTCCACCTCCAGAGCTCGTCCACAAACCAGTAGTCCACCACGTGCCCGAATGGAGACTAGTAACAGTCCCCAAAGTGTCGTACCAGCCAGTGTACGTGCAGCGCGTGCCTCACTACGGAGGTGGAGGAGGCAAGGGTAAAGGCGGCAAGAAGGGCGGCTGGTAA